The Labilibaculum sp. sequence ATCTCTCAACCAATGCTCCTTCGGTTAGTAGTACATCCGAATTATGAAATAATTTTTCAAATATCATAGGTCAGTTAAATTCTCTAATTTTTCAACGCATTCAATATAAAAAGAAATGCCTAAAAAAGGAACCCAATAAGGTTCCTTTTCTATATAATAAAAGTATTTACTTATGCCTTATTCGTAGTAATCACAAAAATGATGAGTGGCTCGTCAGTAGTGTTTTGCACCGAATGAAATCCCTCATTGCTTACTGCAGTGATGCTTCCTTTCGTGATTTTATGGGTTCTCACTTTGCCATCTTCGCCTGCCTTATCGGAATATTCTCCTTCGCCATGCATTACTACATAAACCTCTTCTTCGCCTCTTGGACCGTGATTGTGAAATCCGGCCTGATCGTACTTGTTTAAAAAGACCATGAAGCAACCAATCCTGTTATTGATCAACTCATCCGCATCAAACATCTGCAAGAGGTAAACAATGCCATTGCCGCCATACATTGGCTGACGGGTATCTATGCGAACAACCGACCTTTTGTCCTGTCCAAATGGAACAACCGAAAGATCGATGTACTTCGATACAATATCAATTACCTGATTGGCATCCTTTATCTTCATAGAATCGAATGGAGTTTGGTTCCCGTTTAGTTTACAGAGATCAAATGGATATCGAAAATAAGAACTGATCCTCCCGGAATACTGGAATAGTTATAACTACCATAAGCCAAGGCTGCAGGAACAAACAACTTTCCCTTACCTCCTTCTTTAAAATAGGTAATACCTTCTTTCCAGCCTTTAATTACCTCATCCAATCCAAAAGAAACTCCTGCTGAACTACTTTCATCGAAAACAGATCCACTCAAAAAATAGCCTTTGTAGGCCACAGTTACATTCGACGTACCTGTTGGCTGTGCTCCTGCTCCTTCCTCTTCAATTGTATAATACAAACCTGAATCGCTTTTGGTTGCACTTATGCTGTTTGCCTCCAAATAAGCGAGTATATCTTCATCATTCTTTGCAGCAATCATTTCAGGAGTATATACCTCGATTTCAAAAATCAGTACAGAACCTCCGGGAATACCATTGTAATCTTTACTGCCATATCCTAAATGGGCAGGTATTAATAACATTCCTTTGCCACCTTCTTTAAAATGGGTAAGTCCTTCGGTCCAACCAGGAATAACACCTTGTAAATTGAAGGAAACTAAATTCCCTTTACTATCATCGAAAACCGTACCGTTGGTATAATAACCTTTGTAGGTAACAGTTACGTTAGAACTACTTGTAAGCTGTGCTCCTGTTCCCTCCTCCTCAATTACGTAATACAGACCCGATGCAGTTTTTTCTGCAGTTAAATTGTTTGCGAGCACATAAGCTGCAATCTCTTCTTCATTCTCTGCCCTGTAATCTTTTTCATCATCGGAACCCGAACATGAAACCAAAAAGGCAAAACACAGGGCTAATAAGCTATACTTCATATGATTTATAATTTGTTTTTGATTTGCCATATGGAACTTACCATGCTGGAATAATTATCCCTCAATGTAAAAAACACCTTGGCATGGACGTTTCATATCTATCTGTTTTTTATTGAAAAAACAAATATAGTAAAAACTGGGAATGTTCAGGATTGTGATATTCTAGAACTTCTCTCCAACCCTCTCCTGAAGGAGAGGGAGTTTAAAAACCGAAGCTGTTTTCCCTTCTCCTCTAGGAGAAGGATAGGATGAGGTATCAAGGCTATCGAAGAGATGTATTTTTAATGCCCCGGCTGAAGCAGGGGACAAAGAAAAGAAGACCGAACCATCGTCATTCTGAGCGTAGCCGAAGAATCCTTTCATTAAAATAAGATGTTTCGACAAGTTCAACATGACAGCTACACCTCTACCGCACGATTGTATCGTGTGGCACTAACTTTACAATAGTAAGGAACGCGATACAATCGCGCACTAACAACGCTCTTTATCTGCATTTTTATATTACCCACAGGTCACAAATTTTCGGGAGGTGATTATTTATTCTGGTATTACACCAATGGTGATTTCAACCTTGCCGTCTCTTAGTGTAAGAAGATAACTAAAGCCTTCTTTCCTCCAAATTTGCTCTATACTTTCTATTTTATCCGCTATTGCCTGATTGTAAAACTTATTCAAATCATCTACTTGAATCAATTCTCCTCTCTCAAAACTGTAAGGTTCTAAATTGATATAAGTTTCATCGGGTAAAGAAGTAAAATGTAAATTGGCTATTCTTTGCAAACGCTCAATACCTTGAGCAGTAGTTTCAGTTTCCATATACCTGGCATATACCCAAAAGATTAATTCACCCAAAGATCCCGGATCCACACCCGCAGTAGTAATCTCGTAAACACCATTTTCTGTATCTAAACCATAATAAGGAAGCATACTATATTCTTGCACATAGAAGTTCTCAAAGTGTTTCTCAAAATCACTACGTTGCTTCAATACAAAATCATCCAATTCGAATAAGTCGATTTCTTCGTAAACACCTTCAGAATCTTCTTTGGAACATGATGCAAATAAAAACAGAAGTGAAATAAGAATAAGGTATTGATTTAGTTTCATGATCTATTTCTTAAAGAGATTTTAATTTAGAAGCCTCAGATTATATATCTGCTAGAGCGTGTAAATCCTCATTTTCTGTAAAATTCATAGCCTTGCATTTCTTATTATTTGAGATTAACATTGAACTATCCAAATATACAGTTAGAAATTGCAACAGATTCCAAACTTACCAAATTATATTCACTCCACCCACCCCTTAATAATCAAAGCACACAAAAATTATCCACACACATTCTCCACCACAAACCTCTTTGCAAACAAAATCCAATAATGCACAATCGTACTCTATTTGTAATAGCTTAAATTCTCACTTCCTCGTCCAAATTCAAAATAGACGTTCTCTTTTACCACTAAATACCTCTGCACTGCAAAACTCAGGTGTAAAAAAGGCGTTCGACAAGGCTGTTGGCAGCAAATTGAAGGCAAAATTGGCCTTCAACAACATTGCAGTGTTAAATTTGAGGGGCAACAAGCTGTTTTTCGCATGTGTAAAACAGATTTGAGAGGCAGAATGGGTAAAAACCTCATCTGCAAAGGCAAAAATGAGAGGCAAACTGCTGTTTTTCGCGTATAGAATCACTTTCTCAACACAAAAGATGGGTGAACAGCCTTGCCGAACGCACTTTTTACTGCTAAAACAGCCCATGCAGGTTCGTTGAAGTGCTTTTTTGCCTTAGCAGGAAGAAACAATGGGCTGCAAACAGTCCTCTCGGAACAGGAACAATGCAAACAGCCTAATCGAAGGGGATGTTGACTGCAAATAAACTGCAGACATCTTTGTTTTACATTAAAAAACAACAAAAATCATACAAGATAAAGATTCATGTAAAATAAACAAGCTGTCAAACCTGCCAACTTTCAAATCTCACATTTAACATCAAATAGTTAACCAATACTACTTATTGTTTATTTATTTTTTTCTAAATTAAACCTTCGTTTAGTCCAAAATCAAATTAAAACACAAACAATTATGAATCAAAAAATTTTTCATTACTGCAACACGTCCGAAATTAGTACGGTTGCAACCAATCTTTTAATTGCCTTTTCGGAAGGCGATTGGAGCGCAGATATGGCTTTAAGTGCCATTCTTACAAATTTGGGCAGTGAAAATGAGATTTTCACGAAATCGATTCGTTTCTCGAAGAGTGGTGCGCAGCCAAAAATCCTTCATGAAAAAGATGAGATTGCAGACCAACTCTTTATCTGCACCAAGCTGTTTATTTGGGCAAACTTGCATGCTCCCGAAAAAGACATCGCCGAAAAGGCACAGCGTATTTGGAGTATTTTCGATGCTAACAATCTGAATCTGCACCGCCTGAGCTACGAAAGTCAGATGGCCTTAACAAAATCATTAATCGAGAATATCAATCATCCTGATGTAAGACCTTCTTTAGACAGTTTGACGGGTGTTCCACTCCGATTTGATGCCTTTGCAGCTGCATCCGAAGATTTTAGAAGTACTTTCCTGGAATTCCAGCAATCTGCTGCCGGTTTAGAAAAGGTGACTCCTGCATCAACTCAAAAAAATGTGATCCGTAAAATTATTAACGATCAGCTAACTGCTTATCTGGATAGCATGGCGCTTGCTCTTCCTGAAAAGTACGCTGCAATTAACAGTGTAATTGCCCAGCACATCGAGAGCATTAATACCAAGGCCCGCGCACGCAAAACCCGAAATACCGCCACCGAACCTGAGCTGAACATTACAGAATAACGAACTATTATTTGGACTAAAAGGAAAGAAGGAACGGTTTAATCTGTTCCTTTTTTTATGGCTATTAGAGAATACCTCTCCCCAGCCCTCTCATAAAAGCAAGGGAGTTTTACAAATCCATAAAACAAAAAAAATTGAAGCTGTTTTCTCTTCTCCTTCAGGAGAAGGATAGGATGAGGTATCAGGACAAATAAATTATTTACTACGCACCAACCACAATCCCAGAAAGGTTAATGCCCCGTTAATCATCAGCAACTCAAACCCGATGGCAATTCCAAACCAATCCACCGAATTGTCTTTTAGGATGTAACAGATGATCGGTGATAAAATGGCAACAACAGGTACCAAATTATCTTTCACTTTCAGTTTGGTAAACAAGCCAAAAGCATACAATCCCAACAATGGACCGTAGGTGTAGCCCGCAATGGTGAAAATGGCGGCGATTACAGAATCGTCGTTAATGGCGCGAAATATCAATATCACCACAAGTAAAAGCAGCGAAAACAAAAGGTGCGACCGGAATCTTAATTTTCTGGTATGTGCCTCATCGTTTTCATCGGCACCTAAAATATCAACCGTAAAAGATGTGGTTAGTGATGTTAATGCCGAATCGGCGCTCGAATATGCCGCGGCCATCAGTCCAATTAAAAAGAACAGGCTAACCACTGGTCCTAAATACTGTGTGGCCAAAAGCGGAAACAGATCATCTCCTCTTTCGGGAATTGCAATGCCTTCGTGCTGAGCAAAAATCAGCAGCAAAGCACCCAAAATCAGAAACAATAAGTTTGCCGGAATAAAAGCAAAGCCATACCAATACATGTTCTTTTTGGCTTCGCCCAGATTTTTACAGCTCAGGTTTTTCTGCATCATGTCCTGATCCAATCCTGTCATCACGATGGTGATAAAAGCTCCGGTAAAAAATTGCTTGAAAAAATTCTGCTTGCTTTGCCAATCTCCAAATTCAAACACTCTTGAATAATCGCTTTCGCTGATGGTATTGGCTAAACCGGCAATATCCATATTCAGCCTATCCATTATCAGGTAAATACTAATACCAACCGCCAAAAGCATAAAGAGAGTTTGAAGTGTATCGGTCCAAACAATGGTTTTTATTCCGCCCTTAAACGTGTACAGCCAAATCAGCAATATGGTAATTAAAACAGTTACGAAAAACGGCACATTCCAGGCATCAAAAACCGTAATCTGCAACACATTTGCCATTAAAAACAACCGAAACGAAGCTCCAATGGTTCTGGACAGTAAAAAGAAGGATGCTCCGGTTTTATAGGAAGTTTTACCAAATCGTCCATTCAAGTAGGAATAGATTGAGGTAAGGTTCAGCCTATAATAAAGTGGCAACAGAATATTTGCAACAACAATATACCCCAACATATAGCCAAACACCATTTGCATATAGGTAAAATCGATAGACTTTACCCACCCCGGAACCGAGATGAAAGTAACGCCGGAAAGCGATGCTCCAACCATTCCAAATGCCACTACATACCATGGCGATTGTTTGTTACCAACAAAGAAAGCTTTATTATCGGCCCTGCGGCCTGTGAAATATGATATAATCAGCAGAAGGGAAAAATACCCAACAACAACAAGTAGAATAGAAACTGGTGACACAGGCTGAATTTTAAAATGTAGATCAAAAATAAAGAAAGCATTTAAGACTGCCCAAAACAATTGCCATTGAAAAAAGAATTCCAACTCTTTTTTCCTTGGATTTTGCTACTTTTGAACTAGACTAAAGAATCGATCGTAAAAATGAGTTACACCAATTTCCCTTCCAAGCTTCTTGAGAATGCTGTTGCTGAGTTTTCAAAACTTCCCGGTATAGGAAGAAAAACGGCATTGCGCCTTGTTTTGCATTTACTGAACCAACCCAAAGAGGATGTAAATCTTTTCGGTTCATCAATTATTCAACTGCGCAATGAAATTAAGCATTGCAATTCCTGCTACAACATCTCCGACACTAATTTATGCGACATTTGTGCCAACCCCAAACGCGATCATGAAACCATTTGTGTGGTAGAAAGCATCCGCGATGTAATGTCAATTGAAAGAACACAGCAATTCAATGGAATTTACCATGTTTTGGGAGGAATCATTTCGCCAATGGATGGAATTGGTCCCAGCGATCTGAAAATTGAACCATTAATTCAGAAAGTAAGCGAAGGAAAAGCAAAAGAAATTATTTTAGCTTTGAGCACTACCATGGAAGGAGATACAACCAACTTTTACCTCTATAAAAAACTGAACAAATTTAAAGTGCCTATAACAACAATTGCCAGAGGAGTTTCCATTGGCGATGAGTTGGAATATACCGACGAAATTACACTGGGAAGATCAATATTACACCGAACTCCATTCGATCAGAATTTACAATAAACAATTAGTAATTAGTAATTAGTAATTACTAATTAGATAAAGTTCGGAGTTCCGTAATTCAAGAACAAGTTTATTGAATACTTATTACTTGATACTTGTTACTTGAAACTTGATCCTTGTTACTTGATCCTTGCCACATGAAACAATCCCTTTTCGGATGTATTTGTCCGTTTCTGTTATTTTATTAATTTCGTGTAGTATTTAGACTAAATAAACACAATCAAAAAAAACACAACACGAACATGGCTAAAATAGAAATCCTGATTCCTGCAATGGGTGAAGGAATCACCGAAGCAACAATTACTCAATTTCTTAAAAAAGTTGGTGATTTTGTTGAAGAAGAAGATTCCATCATGGAAATTGCTACCGATAAAGTCGATTCAGAAATCCCGGCTCCTCAATCGGGTACTATTGTAAAATTCCTATTCAATGAAGGTGACACTCCTCAGGTGGGAGATGTTGTTGCAATTTTAGCAACTGCCGGCGAAGATACTGAGACAGAAAAAATTGAAGAAAGTGCGAAGCTCGAAGAAGCCAAACCCCAAATTGAAACTTCTCTAAAACCTGTCCCTTCCGATTCTGTTGCTCCTCAAATCAGTAATAAAACTGAAAGTGGAACTTTTATCTCTCCATTGGTAAGAACAATTGCTGTTGCTGAAAACATCACCACCGATGAATTGAACCAAATTCAAGGTTCAGGAGAAGCCGGCCGAATCACGAAAAAAGATATTCTCGAATATCTGGAAAATAAAAAATCACAAGCAGGCAAATTAATTTCTGCTGAACCAATTGCCACCCCAATTAGTTCAGGTTCATCTGTGGCAGTTACTGCTCACAAAAGCTACGAGGGCGAAAATGTTGAGATCATTGAAATGGATCGTATGCGTAAATTAATTGCGCAATACATGCTCAATTCAAAACAGGTTTCTCCTCACGTTACGTCCTTTATTGATGTAGATGTAACAGGCTTGGTACATTGGAGAAATAAAGTGAAAGATGAATTCCTGAAGAAGGAAAATCAAAAATTAACCTTCACTCCTATTTTTGTTGAAGCAGTTACCAGTGCTTTAAAAGATTATCCAATGGTTAATGTCTCGGTTGACGGAGATCGGATCATTCGTAAAAAATATATCAATATTGGAATGGCAACTGCACTTCCGAGTGGTAATTTAATTGTTCCGGTTATTAAAGCAACCGATGAATTAAATCTGATTGGCATCACCACAAAAGTTAACGATCTGGCCGGGCGGGCAAGAAACAACAAACTACAGCCCGACGAAATAAAAGGCAGTACATTTACCATCACCAACCTTGGAGCATTTGGCAGCACAACCGGAACTCCAATTATTAATCAACCCGAAGTAGCTATTTTGGCGGTTGGTGCCATAAAAAAGAAGCCTGCAGTAATCGAAACTCCTCATGGCGACACAATAGGTATTCGACACATCATGGTTTTATCCCTCTCCTACGATCATAGGGTTGTTGATGGGGCTCTCGGAGGAATGTTTCTAAAAAGGATTGCTGAAAACCTGGAAAACTTCGATACAAAAAGAACAATATAACCTCAAAAAAAAACTTAAACAAAAGCCATCGAATCTTCTTTGATGGCTTTTTTGTACCAATTCTTTGGCTATTACTCAAAATATCAAACAAAATTATTTATTTTGTACAGTATAAATGTGCAGCATTGACTATTTTAGCAAGAATTTAAACGCGTTAGAGAAAGTTGTAAGTTTTTATTAACAATTCT is a genomic window containing:
- a CDS encoding FKBP-type peptidyl-prolyl cis-trans isomerase; the protein is MKYSLLALCFAFLVSCSGSDDEKDYRAENEEEIAAYVLANNLTAEKTASGLYYVIEEEGTGAQLTSSSNVTVTYKGYYTNGTVFDDSKGNLVSFNLQGVIPGWTEGLTHFKEGGKGMLLIPAHLGYGSKDYNGIPGGSVLIFEIEVYTPEMIAAKNDEDILAYLEANSISATKSDSGLYYTIEEEGAGAQPTGTSNVTVAYKGYFLSGSVFDESSSAGVSFGLDEVIKGWKEGITYFKEGGKGKLFVPAALAYGSYNYSSIPGGSVLIFDIHLISVN
- a CDS encoding DUF6261 family protein, with protein sequence MNQKIFHYCNTSEISTVATNLLIAFSEGDWSADMALSAILTNLGSENEIFTKSIRFSKSGAQPKILHEKDEIADQLFICTKLFIWANLHAPEKDIAEKAQRIWSIFDANNLNLHRLSYESQMALTKSLIENINHPDVRPSLDSLTGVPLRFDAFAAASEDFRSTFLEFQQSAAGLEKVTPASTQKNVIRKIINDQLTAYLDSMALALPEKYAAINSVIAQHIESINTKARARKTRNTATEPELNITE
- a CDS encoding sodium:solute symporter; its protein translation is MSPVSILLVVVGYFSLLLIISYFTGRRADNKAFFVGNKQSPWYVVAFGMVGASLSGVTFISVPGWVKSIDFTYMQMVFGYMLGYIVVANILLPLYYRLNLTSIYSYLNGRFGKTSYKTGASFFLLSRTIGASFRLFLMANVLQITVFDAWNVPFFVTVLITILLIWLYTFKGGIKTIVWTDTLQTLFMLLAVGISIYLIMDRLNMDIAGLANTISESDYSRVFEFGDWQSKQNFFKQFFTGAFITIVMTGLDQDMMQKNLSCKNLGEAKKNMYWYGFAFIPANLLFLILGALLLIFAQHEGIAIPERGDDLFPLLATQYLGPVVSLFFLIGLMAAAYSSADSALTSLTTSFTVDILGADENDEAHTRKLRFRSHLLFSLLLLVVILIFRAINDDSVIAAIFTIAGYTYGPLLGLYAFGLFTKLKVKDNLVPVVAILSPIICYILKDNSVDWFGIAIGFELLMINGALTFLGLWLVRSK
- the recR gene encoding recombination mediator RecR encodes the protein MSYTNFPSKLLENAVAEFSKLPGIGRKTALRLVLHLLNQPKEDVNLFGSSIIQLRNEIKHCNSCYNISDTNLCDICANPKRDHETICVVESIRDVMSIERTQQFNGIYHVLGGIISPMDGIGPSDLKIEPLIQKVSEGKAKEIILALSTTMEGDTTNFYLYKKLNKFKVPITTIARGVSIGDELEYTDEITLGRSILHRTPFDQNLQ
- a CDS encoding dihydrolipoamide acetyltransferase family protein; the encoded protein is MAKIEILIPAMGEGITEATITQFLKKVGDFVEEEDSIMEIATDKVDSEIPAPQSGTIVKFLFNEGDTPQVGDVVAILATAGEDTETEKIEESAKLEEAKPQIETSLKPVPSDSVAPQISNKTESGTFISPLVRTIAVAENITTDELNQIQGSGEAGRITKKDILEYLENKKSQAGKLISAEPIATPISSGSSVAVTAHKSYEGENVEIIEMDRMRKLIAQYMLNSKQVSPHVTSFIDVDVTGLVHWRNKVKDEFLKKENQKLTFTPIFVEAVTSALKDYPMVNVSVDGDRIIRKKYINIGMATALPSGNLIVPVIKATDELNLIGITTKVNDLAGRARNNKLQPDEIKGSTFTITNLGAFGSTTGTPIINQPEVAILAVGAIKKKPAVIETPHGDTIGIRHIMVLSLSYDHRVVDGALGGMFLKRIAENLENFDTKRTI